The proteins below are encoded in one region of Mangifera indica cultivar Alphonso chromosome 7, CATAS_Mindica_2.1, whole genome shotgun sequence:
- the LOC123221267 gene encoding uncharacterized protein LOC123221267 isoform X2, which yields MFNCECFYWNRPIGFDYSSPEPQPFSFPSPLPKWPQGQGFATGRIHLGELEVFQVTECESVWSCMPLHEKAKGVTFYKPVGIPDGFYCLGHYCQPNDKPLRGFLLVAREAAASKTEAGCLDNSLIDLPALRKPVDYSLIWSTDSQYGCCGYFWLPNPPVGYKAMGMVVTSTPEEPEPEEVRCVRKDLTACCETYEVILSIDSTYSKFPFQVWSHRPCIRGMFARGVSVGTFYCGTYLSSEEKLDIACLKNLDPTLPAMPNLIQIHALIKHYGPTVFFHPDEEYMPSSVPWYFKNGALLYKEGKKKGVPIDCRGSNLPCGGENDGAFWMDLPFEDEAKNYLKKGNFESAEVYVHVKPMLGGTFTDIAMWVFCPFNGPATLKIGLVTMEMTKIGEHVGDWEHFTLRVNNFSGELWQVYFSQHWGGEWVDAFNLEFIEGNKPVVYSSKHGHASYPHAGTYLRGPLKLGIGVMDKCAQSKFIVDSSTKYQMIAAEYLGDGAIIEPFWLQYMREWGPTIVYSARIEADKIINLLPFLVRFSVENLFDLFPTELYGEEGPTGPKEKDNWFGDER from the exons ATGTTTAATTGTGAGTGCTTCTACTGGAACCGACCCATTGGGTTTGATTACAGCTCGCCCGAGCCACAACCTTTCTCTTTCCCTTCTCCACTTCCAAAGTGGCCACAAG GCCAAGGTTTTGCTACCGGAAGAATACACTTAGGAGAGTTGGAAGTTTTCCAAGTCACTGAGTGTGAGAGCGTTTGGAGCTGCATGCCATTGCATGAAAAAGCAAAAGGTGTCACATTTTATAAGCCTGTAGGAATCCCAGATGGCTTTTACTGTCTTGGTCACTATTGCCAGCCCAATGATAAGCCTCTGAGAGGGTTTCTTCTTGTGGCTCGTGAAGCTGCTGCCTCTAAGACAGAAGCTGGTTGTTTGGATAATTCACTGATAGATCTTCCAGCTCTAAGAAAGCCTGTTGACTACTCATTAATTTGGAGTACAGATTCACAATATGGTTGTTGTGGTTACTTTTGGCTACCAAATCCCCCAGTGGGTTATAAGGCTATGGGCATGGTGGTTACCAGCACCCCAGAGGAGCCTGAACCTGAGGAAGTTAGATGTGTCAGGAAGGATCTTACGGCGTGTTGTGAAACTTATGAAGTGATACTTAGCATTGATTCAACTTATTCCAAGTTCCCATTTCAGGTCTGGAGCCATAGACCCTGCATAAGAGGAATGTTTGCTAGAGGCGTTTCTGTTGGGACATTTTATTGTGGTACCTACTTAAGTTCTGAAGAAAAGCTAGATATTGCTTGTTTGAAGAATCTTGACCCTACACTGCCTGCAATGCCCAATTTGATCCAGATTCATGCGCTTATCAAGCACTATGGACCAACTGTGTTCTTTCATCCTGATGAGGAGTATATGCCCTCATCAGTGCCATGGTATTTCAAAAATGGAGCACTTTTATACAAAGAGGGGAAGAAGAAAGGTGTGCCAATTGATTGTAGAGGCTCAAACTTGCCTTGTGGTGGGGAAAATGATGGTGCCTTTTGGATGGATTTACCATTTGAGGATGAAGCTAAAAATTATCTCAAGAAGGGGAACTTTGAAAGCGCAGAAGTTTATGTTCATGTCAAACCCATGTTAGGAGGAACATTTACAGATATAGCAATGTGGGTCTTTTGCCCCTTCAATGGACCAGCCACCCTGAAAATCGGGTTAGTGACTATGGAAATGACCAAGATAGGGGAACATGTGGGTGACTGGGAACACTTCACCCTTCGTGTGAACAATTTCTCTGGAGAACTTTGGCAAGTGTATTTTTCACAACACTGGGGTGGTGAATGGGTGGATGCTTTTAACTTAGAGTTTATTGAAGGGAATAAGCCAGTTGTGTATTCATCTAAACATGGGCATGCTAGTTATCCGCATGCTGGAACATACCTTCGAGGGCCATTAAAGCTAGGGATAGGAGTAATGGATAAGTGTGCTCAAAGTAAATTTATAGTTGATTCAAGCACCAAGTATCAGATGATTGCAGCCGAGTATCTTGGAGATGGAGCTATCATCGAACCATTTTGGTTACAGTATATGAGAGAGTGGGGTCCAACCATTGTGTACAGTGCACGAATTGAGGCGGATAAGATCATCAATCTTCTTCCATTTCTTGTTCGATTTTCAGTGGAAAACCTCTTTGACTTGTTTCCTACAGAGCTTTATGGTGAGGAAGGACCAACAGGACCAAAAGAGAAGGATAATTGGTTTGGTGATGAAAGATG A
- the LOC123221267 gene encoding uncharacterized protein LOC123221267 isoform X1 has protein sequence MFNCECFYWNRPIGFDYSSPEPQPFSFPSPLPKWPQGQGFATGRIHLGELEVFQVTECESVWSCMPLHEKAKGVTFYKPVGIPDGFYCLGHYCQPNDKPLRGFLLVAREAAASKTEAGCLDNSLIDLPALRKPVDYSLIWSTDSQYGCCGYFWLPNPPVGYKAMGMVVTSTPEEPEPEEVRCVRKDLTACCETYEVILSIDSTYSKFPFQVWSHRPCIRGMFARGVSVGTFYCGTYLSSEEKLDIACLKNLDPTLPAMPNLIQIHALIKHYGPTVFFHPDEEYMPSSVPWYFKNGALLYKEGKKKGVPIDCRGSNLPCGGENDGAFWMDLPFEDEAKNYLKKGNFESAEVYVHVKPMLGGTFTDIAMWVFCPFNGPATLKIGLVTMEMTKIGEHVGDWEHFTLRVNNFSGELWQVYFSQHWGGEWVDAFNLEFIEGNKPVVYSSKHGHASYPHAGTYLRGPLKLGIGVMDKCAQSKFIVDSSTKYQMIAAEYLGDGAIIEPFWLQYMREWGPTIVYSARIEADKIINLLPFLVRFSVENLFDLFPTELYGEEGPTGPKEKDNWFGDERW, from the exons ATGTTTAATTGTGAGTGCTTCTACTGGAACCGACCCATTGGGTTTGATTACAGCTCGCCCGAGCCACAACCTTTCTCTTTCCCTTCTCCACTTCCAAAGTGGCCACAAG GCCAAGGTTTTGCTACCGGAAGAATACACTTAGGAGAGTTGGAAGTTTTCCAAGTCACTGAGTGTGAGAGCGTTTGGAGCTGCATGCCATTGCATGAAAAAGCAAAAGGTGTCACATTTTATAAGCCTGTAGGAATCCCAGATGGCTTTTACTGTCTTGGTCACTATTGCCAGCCCAATGATAAGCCTCTGAGAGGGTTTCTTCTTGTGGCTCGTGAAGCTGCTGCCTCTAAGACAGAAGCTGGTTGTTTGGATAATTCACTGATAGATCTTCCAGCTCTAAGAAAGCCTGTTGACTACTCATTAATTTGGAGTACAGATTCACAATATGGTTGTTGTGGTTACTTTTGGCTACCAAATCCCCCAGTGGGTTATAAGGCTATGGGCATGGTGGTTACCAGCACCCCAGAGGAGCCTGAACCTGAGGAAGTTAGATGTGTCAGGAAGGATCTTACGGCGTGTTGTGAAACTTATGAAGTGATACTTAGCATTGATTCAACTTATTCCAAGTTCCCATTTCAGGTCTGGAGCCATAGACCCTGCATAAGAGGAATGTTTGCTAGAGGCGTTTCTGTTGGGACATTTTATTGTGGTACCTACTTAAGTTCTGAAGAAAAGCTAGATATTGCTTGTTTGAAGAATCTTGACCCTACACTGCCTGCAATGCCCAATTTGATCCAGATTCATGCGCTTATCAAGCACTATGGACCAACTGTGTTCTTTCATCCTGATGAGGAGTATATGCCCTCATCAGTGCCATGGTATTTCAAAAATGGAGCACTTTTATACAAAGAGGGGAAGAAGAAAGGTGTGCCAATTGATTGTAGAGGCTCAAACTTGCCTTGTGGTGGGGAAAATGATGGTGCCTTTTGGATGGATTTACCATTTGAGGATGAAGCTAAAAATTATCTCAAGAAGGGGAACTTTGAAAGCGCAGAAGTTTATGTTCATGTCAAACCCATGTTAGGAGGAACATTTACAGATATAGCAATGTGGGTCTTTTGCCCCTTCAATGGACCAGCCACCCTGAAAATCGGGTTAGTGACTATGGAAATGACCAAGATAGGGGAACATGTGGGTGACTGGGAACACTTCACCCTTCGTGTGAACAATTTCTCTGGAGAACTTTGGCAAGTGTATTTTTCACAACACTGGGGTGGTGAATGGGTGGATGCTTTTAACTTAGAGTTTATTGAAGGGAATAAGCCAGTTGTGTATTCATCTAAACATGGGCATGCTAGTTATCCGCATGCTGGAACATACCTTCGAGGGCCATTAAAGCTAGGGATAGGAGTAATGGATAAGTGTGCTCAAAGTAAATTTATAGTTGATTCAAGCACCAAGTATCAGATGATTGCAGCCGAGTATCTTGGAGATGGAGCTATCATCGAACCATTTTGGTTACAGTATATGAGAGAGTGGGGTCCAACCATTGTGTACAGTGCACGAATTGAGGCGGATAAGATCATCAATCTTCTTCCATTTCTTGTTCGATTTTCAGTGGAAAACCTCTTTGACTTGTTTCCTACAGAGCTTTATGGTGAGGAAGGACCAACAGGACCAAAAGAGAAGGATAATTGGTTTGGTGATGAAAGATGGTAG
- the LOC123221819 gene encoding uncharacterized protein LOC123221819 — protein MVVPSRVLEINVTSAHDLALVSKNMKTYVTAWVDSDRKLTTRIDQTGLNNPFWDEKFMFRVDDTFLTDENSAIMIEIYAVAWLKDVVVGSVRVLISHLFGSLSNNSSAFVALQVRRPSGRPQGILNMGITLLDNTRRSLPLSAEMCSDISSMRDPNDERTNLIIKATKNGNGKLHRSMSDRTDLTSEDWAKNRGANVGSMCNGSMVNGNNNYNYGSIVNGSLVSTDVGPSASVVAAAIAKGLYKTPTPAKNKAGEVVLLTDDLTREEDHKENLKMTVARWRHELPPIYDNSKLRANSKRGGRASRRTDGGGLFSCFGNAFGCEVSISCGGGGAHW, from the coding sequence atggtTGTTCCTAGCCGCGTTCTTGAGATCAATGTAACTTCCGCCCATGACTTGGCCCTCGTTTCTAAAAACATGAAAACTTATGTGACTGCATGGGTTGATAGCGATCGAAAACTCACCACACGGATCGATCAAACGGGCCTTAACAACCCCTTTTGGGACGAGAAATTTATGTTTCGTGTCGATGACACGTTCCTCACAGATGAAAATTCTGCCATTATGATCGAAATTTACGCCGTGGCGTGGTTGAAAGACGTCGTCGTCGGCTCCGTTCGTGTTCTCATCAGCCACCTCTTCGGTTCCCTCTCCAACAACTCTTCCGCCTTTGTGGCGTTGCAGGTTCGCCGCCCCTCCGGTCGCCCCCAAGGGATCCTCAACATGGGCATCACCCTCTTGGATAACACAAGGCGGAGCCTGCCGCTGTCGGCCGAAATGTGCAGCGATATTTCATCGATGAGAGATCCGAATGACGAGAGAACGAATCTCATCATCAAAGCCACCAAGAACGGTAACGGGAAACTACACCGTTCAATGAGCGACAGGACGGATTTGACCAGCGAGGATTGGGCGAAAAATCGTGGCGCTAACGTTGGCTCAATGTGCAATGGTTCGATGGTAAAtggaaataataattataattatggcAGCATTGTAAACGGGTCGTTGGTTTCCACGGACGTGGGGCCTTCAGCGTCCGTGGTGGCGGCGGCGATAGCGAAGGGGTTGTACAAGACACCGACGCCGGCGAAGAATAAAGCGGGAGAGGTTGTATTGCTGACTGATGATTTGACGAGGGAGGAGGACCATAAAGAAAACCTGAAAATGACGGTTGCTAGATGGCGGCATGAACTTCCACCAATATATGATAATTCAAAGTTGAGGGCTAATAGTAAGCGCGGTGGCCGTGCAAGTCGGAGGACGGACGGAGGAGGGTTGTTTTCGTGTTTTGGTAATGCATTTGGGTGTGAGGTGTCGATTTCTTGTGGTGGCGGAGGGGCACATTGGTAA
- the LOC123221515 gene encoding uncharacterized protein LOC123221515, with protein sequence MAPAELELFQLVPRSSQSKYFRATAGEDPEDNNNGAGVSGLFECRRDLNNHDCFNCENSLPKTKKHGNAQQCAFPRTRNVSVSETARNWYETFRAVSTDEYFSIHETSKFEVPHKVCGEKAENIGFEDLKDKAFVKLENVIMDGKGFYSGSHEHVLIARQECGNRISVQIHLYRPFTTIHHHHELTLQEDNFYHYCHGYCSGCFETIADGSPAYVCETCRFGLHKSCSELPTEISHPLHPQHPLTFLSHPYPPLVCVRCRDLYCSFGFSCSACSFNLDLKCALSKNDTLSQQEVLERDIKATFKHFCHKHELKLCNLLGRCLSWHCCEYCISDSASYCRDCEFLIHESCLEIPQCVEQHPLHPEHPLRFCDVNEDFKERYKPCDACGYLIHGFSLMCGSCECFFHVTCVKAIGRPLNHNCHSHNMFYFKDVNAETWLCDRCKHYLSGSYYGCVICGIRLHLQCVPIPKIVEHKCHLHPLELVDSVVEDDYSRVNNCDVCETPRDAKNSFYKCKKCGFVAHIECIVSEDDTSLEILSSLNRGFEDKAEQCNDENKNIDDTDGNRIVVIEGKIDKTEE encoded by the exons ATGGCGCCGGCGGAGTTGGAACTGTTT CAACTGGTGCCTCGCTCTTCTCAGTCCAAGTACTTCAGAGCCACTGCAGGTGAAGACCCGGAAGATAATAACAATGGCGCCGGCGTCTCCGGTCTCTTTGAGTGCAGAAGGGATTTGAACAACCATGATTGCTTTAACTGTGAGAATTCCCTCCCGAAAACTAAGAAGCACGGAAACGCACAGCAGTGTGCGTTTCCACGAACCCGAAACGTTTCGGTTTCCGAAACGGCCCGAAACTGGTACGAAACGTTTCGGGCCGTTTcg ACTGATGAATACTTTAGCATTCATGAGACTTCGAAATTCGAGGTTCCTCACAAGGTTTGCGGCGAGAAGGCTGAAAATATCGGATTCGAAGACTTGAAAGATAAGGCCTTTGTGAAATTGGAGAATGTTATAATGGATGGTAAAGGGTTTTACTCAGGAAGCCATGAGCATGTGCTT ATTGCTCGTCAAGAATGTGGCAACAGAATTTCCGTCCAAATTCATTTGTACAG ACCATTCACCACCATTCACCACCATCACGAGCTAACCTTACAGGAGGATAATTTTTACCACTACTGCCACGGTTACTGCAGCGGTTGCTTTGAAACCATCGCCGACGGATCTCCAGCTTACGTTTGTGAAACTTGCAGGTTTGGTCTTCACAAATCATGCTCAGAATTGCCCACAGAAATTTCGCATCCTCTTCACCCTCAACACCCTTTGACCTTTCTTTCCCACCCGTATCCTCCTCTCGTTTGTGTTCGATGCAGAGATTTGTACTGCAGCTTCGGTTTCAGTTGCAGCGCCTGCTCTTTCAATCTTGACTTAAAATGCGCCTTGTCAAAAAATGACACTCTTTCCCAACAGGAAGTCCTGGAAAGAGATATAAAAGCCACCTTTAAACATTTCTGCCACAAGCATGAGCTAAAGCTTTGCAATTTATTAGGACGCTGTTTGAGTTGGCATTGTTGCGAGTATTGCATTTCTGATTCGGCGTCTTATTGTCGTGATTGCGAATTCTTGATTCATGAATCTTGTTTGGAGATTCCTCAATGTGTCGAACAACATCCACTTCATCCTGAACACCCACTTCGCTTTTGTGATGTCAATGAGGATTTTAAAGAAAGGTATAAACCCTGTGATGCTTGTGGCTATTTAATTCATGGATTCAGCTTAATGTGTGGATCTTGCGAATGTTTCTTTCATGTTACATGCGTTAAGGCAATTGGACGCCCACTGAATCATAATTGTCACAGCCATAACATGTTTTATTTCAAGGATGTGAATGCGGAAACATGGCTTTGCGACCGTTGTAAGCATTATTTATCTGGGTCTTATTATGGCTGTGTGATTTGTGGGATCAGACTGCACCTCCAGTGTGTACCTATACCCAAGATTGTGGAGCATAAATGTCACTTGCATCCTCTTGAACTTGTAGATTCAGTAGTAGAAGATGATTATTCAAGAGTGAATAATTGTGATGTTTGTGAGACACCACGGGATGCCAAGAattctttttataaatgtaaGAAATGCGGCTTTGTTGCTCATATTGAATGCATCGTCTCAGAG GATGACACTTCATTGGAGATACTGTCATCCTTAAATCGCGGGTTCGAAGATAAAGCAGAGCAATGCAATGATGAAAACAAGAATATTGATGACACAGACGGAAACAGGATTGTGGTGATTGAAGGTAAGATTGATAAAACAGAAGAGTGA